One Mixta gaviniae genomic window carries:
- a CDS encoding host specificity protein J: MGSGGGGGSTPKLLDDNLKSKQFLRVLDLLTEGPIYGPVDQNNLSSFMLNKTPVTDSSGNATINGVSVAWRPGTETQTPINGFNTIEATTVVNADVTQATPLVRTVTDSDIDRVRMNIGVSALVEQDKKGNQKQASVTMVIETRIGSAGWQIQKTVTITGKQSGEYLEAHLFDAPETKPFDIRLRRVTPDSNSDLLNNGTIWNSYTEITDDNLSYPYAAIAGCVVDRDQYTDTPTRTYHLRGLIVDVPDNYDPITRTYTGIWTGSFKSAWTNNPAWLFRALVKNTRYGLAKRAGYIDVDDGSLYVLSQFCDQLVDDGYGGKEPRFTLNAYITEQKSARDLLDDIAGMFRGIALWDGMRFSVMLDNPQDPVASITNANVVDGLFSYSSMKRSERFNAVIVSWTDPNNGWSQVKEYVSDDEMIERYGYNETTLEAFGCTSRGQAFRTGKWMLETCKRETKKITFKMAREAIRFMPGDVVEVMDNNYAATRLGGRIISHAGRSITVDADVSALVGGGDTMSLMGSSGKFVKFEIASVASRVITLKTTPSWVRDGTVFVITTGEVAPRLFRIMGISEDENNSVYSISATLHDPNKQAVVDDGTVFETPNDTLNGYRVPNIENLRIINTNSETVQVTATWETATLTKKIVFELYVYSADGKVVAQYETDQFRYEFYGLNAGSYTLGVRGRNENGMKGAETQVSLVIGAPSAPSFIQWTPGIFSADIVPVMNVAATTDTSFEFWHTGQVKATSAANIVNEAQFLGRASQWTLHGLKADTTYYMYVRTKNAFGTSAFVEVSGQASADIPGMYDYIDDAIRNSDTFEHLSSQIDTNIEGMLQNALDNNSSVDHQFQQYGEVRADILTVRTTIADVSKAMAEQNTLVQAQIGDLTSSVNQKLTATVNSDGSASAFYDVGLQILRNGQYYKAGMAMGIEPSGGGYKSTLAFSADQFGIYTGNNPGSYQLAFAAINGQVFIRSALIQDASIDSAKIKDAAITNAKIAGTLESVGYASGNGWQFGKDNNQLNFRSANSGFFIDSTGAGLKSSSGVILLKMGFKP; this comes from the coding sequence ATGGGCTCAGGCGGCGGAGGTGGTAGCACTCCCAAACTACTCGACGATAATCTCAAATCAAAACAATTCCTGCGCGTTCTTGACCTTTTAACAGAAGGGCCAATCTACGGCCCTGTAGATCAAAATAATCTCTCATCTTTCATGCTAAACAAAACGCCTGTTACCGACTCATCAGGTAACGCCACCATTAACGGCGTGAGTGTGGCATGGCGACCGGGGACGGAGACACAGACACCAATTAACGGCTTCAACACCATTGAGGCTACGACTGTGGTTAATGCTGACGTGACGCAGGCAACTCCCCTTGTCAGGACGGTTACTGACAGTGACATTGACCGTGTACGCATGAATATCGGCGTGTCAGCGCTGGTTGAGCAGGACAAAAAAGGCAACCAGAAGCAGGCGTCAGTGACGATGGTTATTGAAACTCGCATTGGTTCAGCCGGCTGGCAGATACAGAAGACGGTCACCATAACTGGTAAGCAATCAGGTGAATACCTTGAAGCTCACCTCTTTGATGCCCCGGAAACTAAACCATTTGATATTCGCCTGCGTCGCGTAACGCCGGACAGCAACAGTGACCTGCTCAACAATGGCACCATCTGGAACAGCTACACAGAAATCACGGATGACAACCTGTCATACCCTTATGCCGCTATTGCCGGTTGTGTGGTTGACCGAGACCAGTACACCGATACACCAACAAGAACCTACCACCTTCGCGGGTTGATTGTCGATGTGCCGGATAACTATGACCCGATCACGCGAACCTACACAGGAATATGGACCGGCAGTTTCAAGTCAGCCTGGACAAATAATCCGGCATGGTTGTTTCGCGCTCTGGTAAAGAATACGCGTTATGGCCTGGCGAAACGTGCTGGTTACATCGATGTGGACGATGGCAGCTTGTATGTGCTGTCGCAATTCTGCGATCAACTGGTTGATGACGGCTACGGCGGCAAAGAGCCTCGCTTTACCCTCAACGCTTATATCACAGAGCAGAAAAGCGCGCGCGACCTGCTGGATGATATTGCTGGCATGTTCCGGGGTATAGCGTTATGGGACGGCATGCGCTTCTCAGTGATGCTGGATAACCCACAGGATCCTGTTGCCTCAATCACTAACGCCAACGTGGTTGATGGGCTCTTCAGCTATAGCTCAATGAAGCGCTCAGAGCGATTTAATGCGGTTATTGTATCGTGGACGGATCCGAATAATGGTTGGTCTCAGGTCAAAGAGTACGTGTCAGACGATGAGATGATTGAGCGCTACGGCTACAACGAAACCACGCTTGAAGCATTTGGCTGTACATCGCGTGGTCAGGCATTCAGAACAGGCAAGTGGATGCTTGAAACCTGCAAGCGCGAGACTAAGAAAATCACTTTCAAGATGGCACGTGAAGCTATCCGCTTCATGCCTGGCGATGTTGTTGAGGTTATGGATAACAACTATGCAGCCACTCGACTTGGTGGACGCATTATCTCTCATGCCGGTCGTAGCATAACTGTCGATGCTGATGTGTCAGCTCTGGTAGGTGGCGGCGATACTATGTCGCTGATGGGTTCAAGCGGCAAGTTCGTTAAGTTTGAAATCGCCAGCGTAGCCAGCCGGGTAATTACGCTCAAAACAACGCCTTCATGGGTGCGTGATGGAACCGTCTTTGTTATCACCACTGGTGAGGTCGCACCAAGACTGTTCCGCATCATGGGTATTTCTGAAGATGAGAACAACTCGGTATATAGCATTTCAGCAACACTGCACGACCCTAATAAGCAAGCTGTAGTTGATGACGGCACCGTGTTCGAAACGCCCAACGATACCCTGAATGGATATCGCGTCCCGAACATCGAAAATTTACGCATCATAAACACGAATAGCGAAACCGTTCAGGTGACAGCTACATGGGAGACCGCAACGCTCACTAAAAAGATCGTGTTTGAGCTATATGTATACAGCGCTGACGGGAAAGTGGTGGCTCAATATGAAACAGACCAGTTTCGTTATGAGTTTTACGGCCTGAATGCGGGTAGCTATACACTCGGTGTCCGCGGCCGGAACGAAAATGGGATGAAAGGAGCGGAGACTCAGGTCAGCTTAGTTATCGGCGCCCCGTCCGCACCTTCATTTATCCAGTGGACGCCTGGCATCTTCTCCGCCGATATTGTGCCAGTCATGAACGTCGCGGCCACCACGGACACTTCCTTTGAGTTCTGGCATACAGGCCAAGTTAAAGCAACCAGCGCAGCGAACATCGTGAATGAGGCTCAGTTTCTTGGCCGCGCTTCACAATGGACTCTGCATGGGCTGAAGGCCGACACGACCTATTACATGTATGTGCGTACGAAAAACGCGTTTGGCACATCTGCTTTTGTAGAGGTATCAGGTCAGGCATCAGCGGACATCCCTGGCATGTATGATTACATTGATGACGCAATTCGTAACTCAGATACCTTCGAGCACTTAAGCAGTCAAATCGATACCAATATTGAGGGCATGCTGCAGAACGCCTTGGATAACAACTCATCAGTAGACCATCAATTCCAGCAGTACGGGGAGGTTCGCGCGGACATCCTGACTGTTCGCACCACTATCGCAGACGTCAGCAAAGCGATGGCAGAGCAGAATACGCTTGTACAAGCTCAAATCGGCGATCTGACATCTTCAGTTAACCAAAAGCTGACGGCCACAGTAAATTCAGATGGTAGCGCCAGTGCGTTCTATGATGTGGGTCTACAGATTCTTCGCAACGGACAGTATTACAAGGCCGGCATGGCTATGGGAATTGAGCCGTCGGGGGGCGGTTATAAATCAACGCTGGCTTTTAGTGCTGACCAGTTCGGTATTTATACCGGAAATAACCCTGGAAGTTATCAACTGGCTTTTGCAGCTATTAACGGGCAAGTATTTATCCGATCTGCACTGATACAGGATGCCAGCATTGATAGTGCAAAAATAAAGGATGCTGCTATCACCAACGCAAAGATAGCCGGGACTCTTGAGTCTGTCGGTTACGCATCTGGTAATGGCTGGCAATTTGGTAAGGATAACAACCAGCTCAATTTCCGTTCAGCAAACAGTGGCTTCTTTATTGACTCTACCGGCGCCGGCCTTAAAAGCAGTTCGGGTGTTATTCTTCTCAAAATGGGGTTCAAACCATAA
- a CDS encoding tail assembly protein: protein MLTFGFAGNLRRHFRQITLNVDTPAQGLRLLLAQCPDFKRDFYQTRLRMRIDGSDISADNLEFHMNRHVKDGARVLFVPIVEGSISAVAAAWIMVAVTVASVAYSLYMTSHMKTKTSADQDTNSITNNSFTSAENRIGQGRPVPLLLGEMVIGSNVISLGIDTTNNQDWDISIS, encoded by the coding sequence ATGCTCACTTTTGGATTTGCGGGGAATTTACGACGACATTTCCGCCAAATCACTCTGAACGTCGACACCCCCGCGCAGGGGCTTCGGTTGCTGCTGGCGCAGTGTCCTGACTTTAAAAGAGACTTCTATCAAACCCGGTTACGCATGCGCATCGACGGCAGTGACATATCCGCTGACAACCTTGAATTCCATATGAACCGCCACGTTAAAGACGGTGCGCGAGTGCTGTTTGTTCCCATTGTTGAGGGTTCTATCTCAGCCGTGGCAGCGGCATGGATTATGGTCGCTGTGACAGTAGCTTCGGTGGCTTACTCGCTTTACATGACGTCGCACATGAAAACAAAAACTTCAGCGGATCAGGATACCAATTCCATTACTAACAACTCATTCACCAGCGCGGAAAACCGCATTGGCCAGGGTAGACCGGTGCCACTGTTGCTGGGTGAGATGGTCATTGGGTCAAACGTTATCAGTCTGGGCATCGACACAACGAATAATCAGGACTGGGATATTTCTATTAGCTAA
- a CDS encoding C40 family peptidase: protein MLESECLKYAASSDGEVCGLIIDGQQLWRCRNAHPDPARNFRVDETEWLKAETAGEITAVFHSHPDSKLVLSAADRSAQLNSGLDWWLASDGRLRKFRPVPHLLGRRFEHGVMDCYTLFRDSYHLCGIDLPDFERTNGWWVRGENLYLKNMEANGFHEVGFEDIQPGDVIIRRAFPECDPCHAMIWLGDNIILHHEVHGRLSRREPLRQMHVPLIHSIWRHKQCSLLDLRGIYDDISAKSL from the coding sequence ATGCTTGAATCTGAATGTCTGAAATATGCAGCTTCTTCCGATGGGGAGGTCTGCGGGTTAATTATTGACGGGCAACAATTATGGCGATGTCGCAATGCCCATCCCGATCCGGCGCGTAACTTTCGCGTTGACGAAACAGAATGGCTTAAAGCAGAGACGGCGGGAGAAATCACCGCCGTTTTTCATTCTCACCCTGACTCAAAATTAGTGTTGTCTGCTGCTGACCGCAGTGCGCAGCTTAATTCCGGTCTTGACTGGTGGTTAGCCAGCGATGGACGTCTTCGCAAATTCCGGCCGGTGCCGCACCTGCTGGGCAGACGATTCGAACACGGGGTTATGGATTGCTACACGCTTTTTCGCGATTCCTATCACCTCTGCGGCATCGATTTGCCTGACTTCGAACGCACTAACGGTTGGTGGGTGCGCGGCGAAAACCTCTACTTAAAAAATATGGAAGCTAATGGCTTTCATGAGGTTGGTTTTGAGGACATCCAGCCGGGTGATGTGATTATCCGTCGCGCATTTCCTGAATGCGACCCGTGCCACGCGATGATTTGGTTGGGAGACAACATCATCCTGCACCACGAAGTGCATGGCAGGCTTAGCCGCCGTGAGCCGCTTCGCCAGATGCATGTCCCTCTGATTCACTCTATCTGGAGACACAAACAATGCTCACTTTTGGATTTGCGGGGAATTTACGACGACATTTCCGCCAAATCACTCTGA
- a CDS encoding phage minor tail protein L, which yields MRDIPAELIIESVDAGIGAMLDLFEVDMQSFGGDVIRFHAGTNGYYNDVIWQGRAYSAYPIAVEGFEVKSEGTYSRPTMTVANISGLITGINHDYDDALGAVVTRRQVLVKHLDAVNFPNGNADADPTMEAVSRYVIEEMSEETFETVTYNLATPVDCDNAIIPARTILADVCQWVYRGDGCGYSGPAVADEKDNPTSDMSRDKCSKHRSGCRMRFPKPSPLPYGGYPGSAKVS from the coding sequence ATGAGAGACATCCCAGCAGAGTTAATCATCGAGAGCGTTGATGCAGGTATAGGCGCGATGCTCGACCTGTTTGAAGTAGACATGCAGTCATTTGGTGGAGATGTGATCCGTTTTCACGCGGGCACCAATGGCTATTACAACGATGTCATCTGGCAGGGGCGAGCTTATTCAGCCTATCCGATCGCTGTCGAAGGGTTTGAGGTTAAGTCTGAAGGAACGTATTCGCGCCCCACGATGACGGTGGCGAACATCTCCGGGTTAATTACTGGCATCAACCATGATTATGACGATGCGCTGGGAGCTGTAGTAACGCGTCGGCAGGTGCTGGTTAAGCATCTGGATGCGGTGAACTTCCCGAACGGCAATGCCGATGCAGATCCGACTATGGAAGCCGTGTCTCGCTATGTCATCGAAGAAATGTCAGAAGAGACTTTCGAGACGGTCACTTATAACCTGGCGACTCCGGTTGACTGCGATAACGCGATTATTCCGGCGCGAACCATTCTGGCGGATGTTTGCCAGTGGGTGTATCGCGGCGATGGCTGTGGCTACTCTGGCCCTGCTGTTGCCGACGAGAAGGATAACCCAACATCTGATATGTCACGCGATAAATGCTCAAAGCACCGCAGCGGTTGCCGTATGCGGTTTCCCAAACCAAGCCCGTTGCCGTATGGCGGTTACCCCGGCTCTGCAAAGGTGTCCTGA
- a CDS encoding phage tail protein, which yields MPETFTWIPQAGFTGERTPDVAVVKLGDGYEQRQVKGINPLMGKYPLTFIGYDDSKCARPNVAKAVDAFLKARMAVESFYWTPSDTGVRGLYVCRSWSMQKTGSVYQLTATFEQVPR from the coding sequence ATGCCAGAAACTTTCACATGGATCCCCCAAGCGGGATTCACGGGCGAGCGTACGCCTGATGTAGCGGTCGTTAAGTTAGGCGATGGCTATGAGCAGCGTCAGGTGAAGGGGATAAACCCTTTAATGGGGAAATACCCACTGACATTCATTGGCTATGACGATTCGAAGTGTGCCCGACCAAACGTGGCTAAAGCCGTCGATGCATTCCTGAAGGCGCGCATGGCGGTGGAATCTTTCTACTGGACGCCATCTGATACCGGCGTGCGAGGGCTATATGTGTGTCGTTCCTGGTCAATGCAAAAGACAGGGAGCGTTTATCAATTAACCGCAACGTTTGAGCAGGTGCCGCGATGA
- a CDS encoding tape measure protein: protein MSEKVGEIYYDVGADIAPLLQGSTQAKAALDSMGKGADKASNSMDGLERSAQKTGKAVARSANDASQASKVMESLGNQVAILEERQQNGARAAVMLAAELQAGSQATAAQRKEVAALAGQLYDLKTAQDTASSSTEKASASSGRMEMMMNRVGLAIAGAFTLQAAGRIISIADQMSILQARVERLSPSIEIAKSTMASLSAIAAQTGSSLDDTERLWEKLTQSLKSAGVSNSQILALTETLQKIGTVGGSSSEEMSLALRQFGQSLDGGTIRAEEFNSIIEQMPELARQMAAGLGISVGDLRKRMLEGKLTAEDALNAIRSQAGKVSEEFDKMPSSVERAKNSLDVAFKNVISDLNESIGLTRSLAGAMTQLSNNLNYFNKNAGDAGRLPKLLELQKQYTSEVQEGQKWWETQSVYQQRVGQAAFNLKNTESEIRSIRAASTKELESQSKIVIPKSTTDSKEAKDLEKKSQRRLELSKLEGQAKARLQAQYDAEDAGITDSKRVKALQEEYAATEKNTSATKAGNAEAKRSASQAETVTQRLEALRAKSEQVGDTTKELSRAQAILAAEQSLGKGATDTQIEQAGKYAAKIWDQNNALKQQAQIKQGMKFAQQEIAASEVMPDARSGAVQNPTAQIDLQEQQKLEALAKYQALDVQNAQLYEDAKTAIQRQAANARQQIAENEANMQSQAISSIIGSVSQGFDGLANLAAGAAGKSSGAYQAMFALSKGFAVAQAALNLQLAISQAMADPTALTPAQKFANYAAIASAGASLLSSIGSISYGGGREHGGPVNANSMYRVGEGGKPEIFKASNGSQYMIPGDNGRVLSNKDIGGSGGGAG, encoded by the coding sequence ATGTCAGAGAAGGTTGGGGAAATTTACTACGATGTTGGCGCTGACATTGCTCCATTGCTGCAAGGTTCAACGCAAGCCAAAGCGGCTCTTGACTCCATGGGTAAAGGTGCAGATAAGGCTTCAAACAGTATGGATGGCCTTGAGCGTTCCGCGCAGAAAACCGGAAAAGCGGTCGCGCGATCTGCCAATGACGCTAGCCAAGCTTCTAAGGTTATGGAGTCTCTGGGAAACCAAGTCGCGATACTTGAAGAGAGGCAGCAAAACGGCGCAAGGGCCGCAGTCATGTTGGCAGCTGAGCTTCAGGCGGGCTCACAGGCGACCGCTGCACAACGAAAGGAGGTTGCTGCCTTAGCTGGTCAGCTCTATGACCTCAAGACAGCTCAAGATACTGCCTCATCATCCACTGAGAAGGCGTCCGCTTCATCCGGCAGGATGGAGATGATGATGAACCGAGTTGGTTTGGCAATAGCAGGTGCTTTTACGTTGCAAGCTGCCGGTCGCATCATTTCTATAGCGGATCAGATGTCCATTCTTCAGGCTAGGGTTGAACGGCTTTCACCTTCAATTGAGATTGCAAAGAGTACAATGGCCAGTTTAAGCGCTATCGCAGCTCAAACTGGCAGCAGCCTCGATGATACGGAAAGGCTTTGGGAAAAATTAACTCAGTCATTAAAATCTGCTGGCGTATCAAACTCTCAGATCCTCGCCCTTACAGAAACTCTCCAAAAAATAGGTACTGTTGGAGGCTCATCCAGTGAAGAAATGAGCTTAGCCCTTCGGCAATTTGGGCAGTCTCTGGATGGCGGAACTATCCGGGCGGAAGAATTTAACTCGATTATTGAGCAGATGCCGGAACTGGCGCGCCAGATGGCGGCCGGCTTAGGAATATCTGTTGGTGATTTACGCAAGAGGATGCTCGAAGGCAAGCTAACAGCAGAGGATGCGCTGAATGCAATAAGATCCCAGGCTGGGAAGGTGAGTGAAGAATTCGACAAAATGCCTTCAAGCGTCGAACGCGCTAAAAACTCATTGGATGTTGCATTTAAAAACGTGATTTCAGATTTGAATGAATCCATTGGGCTGACCAGGTCTCTGGCCGGTGCCATGACCCAGCTTTCAAACAACCTGAATTACTTCAATAAGAATGCAGGAGATGCAGGAAGGCTGCCAAAGTTGCTTGAACTTCAAAAGCAATATACAAGCGAGGTTCAGGAAGGGCAAAAATGGTGGGAGACTCAGTCTGTTTACCAGCAGCGCGTTGGGCAAGCGGCTTTTAACCTGAAAAATACAGAGTCTGAAATCAGAAGCATTCGAGCAGCTTCCACTAAGGAGCTTGAAAGCCAGTCCAAAATTGTTATTCCCAAGTCGACGACTGACAGCAAAGAAGCCAAGGATCTGGAGAAGAAGTCTCAGCGGCGCTTGGAGCTTTCAAAGCTGGAAGGTCAGGCTAAAGCAAGACTACAGGCACAATATGATGCTGAAGATGCCGGCATAACCGATAGTAAGCGTGTTAAAGCGCTGCAGGAAGAGTATGCAGCCACTGAGAAAAATACATCTGCAACTAAAGCTGGAAATGCAGAAGCGAAAAGGTCTGCATCTCAAGCAGAAACAGTAACGCAGAGGCTGGAGGCCCTCAGAGCTAAGTCAGAGCAGGTAGGAGATACCACAAAGGAACTATCGCGAGCTCAAGCCATTCTTGCTGCGGAGCAGTCTCTGGGCAAAGGCGCTACTGATACTCAGATAGAGCAGGCCGGAAAGTATGCGGCAAAGATTTGGGATCAAAACAACGCCCTCAAGCAACAGGCCCAAATAAAGCAGGGCATGAAGTTCGCTCAGCAGGAAATCGCTGCATCCGAGGTTATGCCAGATGCTAGATCGGGCGCGGTTCAGAATCCAACAGCTCAGATTGACCTACAGGAACAGCAGAAACTCGAGGCGTTAGCCAAATATCAGGCCCTAGATGTACAGAATGCGCAGCTTTATGAGGATGCCAAAACTGCCATTCAGCGACAGGCAGCCAATGCTCGCCAACAGATAGCAGAGAACGAAGCGAACATGCAGTCGCAGGCGATCTCTTCGATCATTGGGTCTGTGTCACAGGGTTTCGATGGACTGGCTAATCTTGCGGCCGGCGCCGCAGGTAAAAGCAGCGGCGCGTACCAGGCAATGTTCGCATTGAGCAAAGGCTTTGCTGTAGCGCAGGCGGCTTTAAACCTGCAGCTCGCCATCTCACAGGCAATGGCAGACCCAACTGCACTTACGCCAGCGCAGAAATTTGCCAACTATGCGGCGATTGCTAGTGCGGGAGCTTCACTTCTCTCCAGCATTGGTAGCATCTCATACGGCGGCGGACGCGAGCACGGCGGCCCTGTTAACGCCAACAGCATGTACCGGGTTGGTGAGGGTGGTAAGCCAGAAATCTTTAAAGCCAGCAACGGCAGCCAGTACATGATCCCCGGGGATAATGGGCGGGTGCTCAGCAATAAGGATATTGGCGGTTCAGGCGGTGGGGCGGGGTAA
- a CDS encoding ATP-binding protein has translation MAKYLLTSISDLRNLDNLPEGLRTNISFGLQTPAGVTVFGFDPHGYDIKNMTIAQLEELAIEQFKKSVNS, from the coding sequence GTGGCTAAATATCTTCTTACAAGCATTAGCGATCTAAGGAACTTAGACAATCTTCCAGAAGGGCTGCGCACCAACATAAGTTTTGGCCTGCAAACACCAGCTGGGGTTACTGTTTTCGGTTTTGACCCACATGGATACGACATAAAAAACATGACTATTGCACAATTAGAAGAGCTGGCAATAGAACAATTTAAGAAGAGCGTTAACTCATAG
- a CDS encoding DUF6246 family protein, translating to MTPYKEIGECLISLGERDYFFRPSFANMMRIGDPAAIVQAFYDLHNDEYTSLVKRSIAAYGGVPQWLMSYIARPQFNKNVAYSAMNVLSACCDDDISPLIGELRLGKSGKWLFVYRKGAMPVSDMVLIAQSLIQHGIIGKAKVRRLQKHEGASTSSEFNAFEYISAARTHLGMSREEAEQLTMTEFQMLLATKFPEQKGFTKEEYDTVQDEFLERQARRRAEWERKQAKTT from the coding sequence ATGACCCCTTACAAAGAAATTGGCGAGTGCCTGATATCGCTGGGTGAACGTGACTACTTTTTCCGGCCGTCATTCGCAAACATGATGCGAATTGGCGATCCTGCTGCAATTGTTCAGGCATTTTATGACCTGCACAACGATGAATACACCTCGCTGGTTAAGCGCTCAATTGCCGCTTACGGCGGTGTCCCGCAGTGGCTGATGAGCTACATTGCTCGGCCACAGTTCAATAAGAATGTGGCCTACTCTGCGATGAATGTGCTTTCAGCTTGCTGCGATGATGACATTAGCCCTCTGATTGGCGAGCTACGGCTTGGCAAATCCGGTAAATGGCTCTTCGTGTACCGCAAAGGTGCAATGCCGGTAAGTGACATGGTTCTGATCGCACAGTCTCTGATTCAGCATGGAATCATCGGGAAGGCAAAAGTAAGGCGGTTGCAAAAGCATGAAGGGGCCAGCACTTCATCTGAGTTCAACGCCTTCGAGTACATCAGCGCAGCTCGCACCCATCTTGGCATGAGCCGCGAGGAAGCAGAGCAGCTGACGATGACGGAGTTTCAGATGCTGTTAGCGACGAAGTTCCCTGAACAGAAGGGCTTTACGAAAGAGGAATATGACACCGTTCAGGATGAATTCCTTGAAAGGCAGGCTCGCCGAAGGGCGGAGTGGGAAAGAAAGCAGGCAAAAACGACATAA
- a CDS encoding Ig-like domain-containing protein, translated as MAICPTDNTKLFGRAIVLEVADGCPDVVPQESEWKALAAGTTKSFDMSPNSVTSDADDTKGYVESIVTNADLTISFEGEVRQNDKLDQYGVYRLIKYFNTEIQAARQPTLWVRMEFGAVTLQGYMLINALSSDGGSNDIVTFSTEFKVADASTFQVFDTDANVPATGVTVTPATTSLAVGATRQLTGSVNPSDATDKSGTWTTSDATKATVNSTGLVTGVEAGSATITFKSNDGNFTGTCAVTVTAP; from the coding sequence ATGGCTATCTGCCCAACTGATAACACAAAACTTTTCGGACGAGCCATTGTGCTCGAAGTCGCGGACGGCTGCCCGGACGTCGTCCCCCAAGAGTCTGAATGGAAGGCGCTCGCTGCCGGGACTACAAAATCGTTCGATATGTCACCAAATTCTGTCACCTCTGACGCAGATGATACGAAAGGTTATGTTGAGAGCATTGTAACGAACGCTGACCTGACGATCTCGTTTGAAGGTGAAGTGCGCCAAAACGATAAACTCGACCAGTATGGAGTATATCGCCTCATTAAGTACTTCAATACCGAAATTCAGGCGGCGCGCCAGCCAACACTCTGGGTTCGCATGGAATTCGGCGCGGTAACCCTGCAGGGCTATATGCTCATTAATGCACTGAGCTCAGACGGTGGAAGCAATGACATCGTAACTTTTTCAACGGAGTTTAAAGTAGCCGATGCCAGCACTTTCCAGGTGTTCGATACTGATGCCAATGTTCCCGCTACCGGTGTAACGGTGACTCCGGCGACTACCTCACTTGCTGTCGGTGCAACACGACAGTTAACAGGCTCGGTTAATCCTTCTGACGCGACGGATAAGTCAGGCACATGGACAACTTCTGATGCGACCAAAGCAACGGTGAACTCTACCGGTCTGGTAACCGGCGTGGAAGCCGGAAGTGCAACGATTACCTTCAAATCCAATGACGGCAATTTTACCGGCACTTGCGCGGTTACCGTGACCGCTCCGTAA
- a CDS encoding HNH endonuclease produces the protein MRNLAAKGITPEFLKECFDCDPENGTLLWKCRPLSHFKTKAAQVSVNNRFANKIAGFERPDTSISVKIGCDWYYLHDIIFTIFHGRLPTSKVYHLNGDKRDNRVINLSEYVPQSLSESHIENPAMEKDSFSPLDHLDVKYLKECLHYNPDTGALTWKKRPRSHFKGGAGFENYHRQFFGKLAGSVSKYGYLKVMLNGKQYPAHRICYAIMTGFYPDGMIDHVNGCRTDNRFSNLRVTDRVQNMRNMITYSSNTSGHVGVVQRKDTGKFRAYINSHKNKRKSLGNFDTFEDAVQARKKAEIEYEYHENHGR, from the coding sequence ATGAGAAATTTAGCTGCAAAAGGAATCACGCCTGAGTTTTTAAAAGAATGCTTTGACTGCGATCCAGAAAATGGAACTCTTCTCTGGAAATGCAGGCCGCTCAGTCACTTTAAAACTAAGGCGGCACAGGTAAGCGTAAATAACCGATTCGCGAATAAGATCGCCGGATTCGAAAGGCCAGACACCTCAATATCAGTCAAGATAGGGTGCGACTGGTATTATTTACATGACATAATTTTCACTATTTTTCATGGAAGGTTGCCGACCTCAAAGGTTTATCACTTAAATGGCGATAAGCGTGATAATAGAGTCATTAACCTTTCTGAGTACGTTCCGCAATCATTGTCAGAAAGTCACATTGAAAATCCTGCAATGGAGAAAGATAGTTTTTCTCCATTGGATCACTTAGACGTCAAATATCTAAAAGAATGCTTGCACTACAATCCTGATACGGGCGCGCTAACATGGAAAAAAAGGCCAAGAAGCCATTTCAAGGGCGGTGCGGGGTTTGAGAACTATCACAGGCAATTTTTTGGTAAATTAGCTGGCTCTGTAAGCAAATATGGCTACCTGAAAGTGATGTTAAATGGTAAGCAATACCCAGCTCATCGAATTTGTTATGCAATCATGACTGGTTTTTATCCAGACGGGATGATTGACCATGTCAACGGATGTAGGACAGACAACAGATTTAGCAACCTCAGGGTTACTGATCGCGTTCAGAATATGAGGAATATGATCACTTACTCTAGCAACACTAGTGGTCATGTAGGTGTTGTTCAGAGAAAGGATACAGGGAAGTTCAGGGCGTACATAAATAGCCATAAAAACAAAAGAAAATCTCTTGGTAATTTTGACACTTTTGAAGACGCCGTGCAGGCCAGAAAGAAAGCCGAAATAGAGTATGAATATCATGAAAACCATGGCAGATAG